In Mauremys reevesii isolate NIE-2019 linkage group 13, ASM1616193v1, whole genome shotgun sequence, the sequence CTGGCAGCTCACCTACTGGGGCATGCACCCACAGGCAATCTCCCACATGGCAGAGCCacaagggcaggggcaggacattccTCGTAACTGTTAGCCCAGTTATTAGGCACTCAGCTGAGAGGCTGGAGATCCCTTGGCTTGATGGGGTGGAGGGAAAAAGGATTTGAATGTGGCTCTGCTACCTGGCAGGTGAATGTCCTAGCCACCGGGCTATGGGATATTGTGGTGTGAGTCTCACTCAGTCTCTACCATTGAAGCTGTTTCATGGTGGATTAAATAATGAGAGTCATTGGGCCAGACAGAGAGAAGCATGCAAACTGTTCTGCAACCTAGTGGTTAGCACACTTATGCTGGAGGTTCCCattcccctgctccaatgacttttTTTGTCCACCTTGGCCGCTTCCCCCTCCTCCTAAAAACAgcactaggtgcctaactccaaggGATGATTTGCATCTTAGACTCCAAAGCAGAGAGATTTGGCCAAGtcccagagaggggcagggcttagaacACTCCCCTCTCCTCAGCCTCTGCCATCTGCTGGTTTAGGTGATGAGCTGCCTAGCTTGCTGGCTTTTGCAAATACCATTCTCAGGCACCCGTCTCTCCATTCATTACAGAGGGCGCCTGAGAGGCAAACTCAGGCTTTGTCAACCCTGTAATTCTCTAGGCAACAAAGGGTTATGAAGCATGGAGATGCTGAGCACCAGAATgcataagtccctttgtgaatctagccccaaactctattgatttcagtgggagggaggtgccTACATGCCTTACACAGGGCAGAGAACTTCcctcaaataattcctagagcagttCTTTTAgggaaaaacacccaatcttcatttaaaaattgccagtgatggagaatccaccataacccttaGTAacttggttaattaccctccctgttaaaaaccTACCCCTtatttttcagtctgaatttgtttacaTTCAACTTCtggccattggatcatgttttataaataatttgagatatacctatctcatagagctggaagggaccctgaaaggtcattgagtccagcccccggcCTTTACTAGCAGGCcccagtactgattttgccccagatccctaagtggccctgtcaaggttccttccccactttgaactttagggtacagatgtggggacctgcatggacacttctaagcttaattactagtttagatctggtaacactgccaccatccagaaatttcagtgtctggatcactttctgtccccccaaaaccttcccctccctgggcagccttgagaggctttttcatcAAGTtactggtgaacaccgatccaaccccttggatcttaacacaaggaaaaaatcaatcaggttcttaaaaagaaagcttttaattaaagaaagaaaggtaaaaattatctctgtaaaatcaggatggaaaatactttacagggtaatcagatttgtatagcccagaggaaccccctctggCCTtgggttcaaagttacagcaaacaggtaaaatcctctcagaaaaaaggaacatttacaagttgagaaaacaaaaataagactaacacgccttgcctggctgttacttacaagtttgaaacatgagagactgatgcagaaagatttggagagcctagattggtgtctggtccctcttagtcccaagagcgaacaaacCTCCAAACAAAGGGCAccaacaaaagacttccctccaccaagatttgaaagtgtCTTGTCCCCTTATtagtcctctggtcaggtgtcagccgggtttactgagcttcttaaccctttacaggtaaaagagacattaacccttaactatctgtttatgtcAGGCCCCTCaaagattaaactcacaaccctgggtttggcgggccaatgcccaaaccactgagctatccctctcccattTTACCTTTGTTTTCTGGACTGGAGAGAGCATTATCAAATATTTTATCAAAGAATCTTAGATTTTTCATAGCTACCTAGGAGATTTGAAGGCCAAGTTTTATGGACTGTAATGTGACAGATTCGGAGCTGCCTGTaatcatttatgaatactgtCTCTTGACAAGGTTGTGATGATGTTTACTGCATGATTCCATTGAGCTAATTCACGAGCAGGATTGTCCAGAAACACACGCAGGAAAAGGGGTGCAGGTGGATCCTGATATACACTTCCCAGCAAACTTTTAGAAAATGAAAGAGCCATTCCCTGGGAAGCCAGGTTCCCCCATTTCCTTGGGCCTATCAGCCCATCAGCCCAGATTCCCCATGAGTGACTCAGTCCCTGGAAAGAGGGGAATCAAAAGATTTGGGAGAGTTTAAAGAGTCACACACTCCCTCTAGGTGACACAAATTTGTGAGCTAAGCAGATGCCAGTGCTTACTTTGtgcctatgcaaccttaattcctcccccccccccacccgtgcatatgcattatggtacagtctttaattattttTCAACTTCCATGTTTCATTGTAGGTTCTTTtttgtaatttcctaggtttcttAAGAAGTAaactaagaaaagaaaataagtgattTCATCATATGGCACCCCATTGAATCCCACATAGTTCATCATCAGGGTTGCAACCTTCAGATCTACAGCACAACCATCTGCTATGGGAGCTAATCCAGTACCTGCTAggagtagtaggttgtcatcctgtATGTGGGCCAGCCAGTGGAGAGAGCTAAGCCATGCACTTTGCTGTCAGCAAAGAGCTGTGATACCCACTGGCAGAGGAATGGCAAGAGTCAGGAATCATGGGTTCTGATCCAGGTTCTGAGGGGAAGTGTTTCCTAGTGATTACAGACCCTTCTGTTTTCCCCAAGCCTGGCCCCTTAGGCCACTGTCCCTGTGCAAGCCTGATCCTTTCTGTCCCAGCCCCTCCTTGACCTAGTTCcaatcccttcctctccccttggCATAGTCCCAGTTTTCCCCCTTGGCTCTACATCCCATTCCAAATCTCCCATCCTCCCCTCACTCCTTGTGCATCTCATCCCTGTCTCCCTCGCATCCCATATATTGGTGATTCCAGTCACACATCCCTGCATGGCCCAAACTAACCCTATCTttcatcccattgacttcagtgtaattACTCATGCTATGCATGAGGGTGAATGAGTAGAGAGGTGACCCCGCTGAGTCAATAGTTACTCCTGATATACCTTGGGCTGAGTGAGCTCAGAATCAATTCCACATCCACGGCAACACAGTACAACGCTTGGCAAAATGGAGGCCCTAGCCGCCGACTGAAAACTCTGCACTCTCTgtacaacaaaaatgattaataatAGTGAtgttcacccctgtgcagagaggcAGCAAAAGTCCTGAACACCATTTAAACCCCACCTAAGCCTGCAAAATGGGGTTTAAACGGTGTATAGGCCAAGACTGAATTTCCTCCTACTGGGACGCTACTAATGCACATCGCCACTGGCTGAGAGCTCTCAGTCTGCTGCCACGTTCCAGTGACACTGCTGCAAATGCACACTCACTGCCATTAGAGAAGGGATGCTTCTGCAGCTGACCAAAGGCCTAGAAAACAGGACCTATAAGAGAAGGTTGaagaaattgggtttgtttagtctggagaagagaagactgagaggggacatgataacagttttcaagtacgtaaaaggttgttacaaggagaagggagaaaaaatgttcttcttaacctctgaggataggacaagaagcaatgggcttaaattgcagcaagggaggtttaggttggacattaggaaaaacttcctgtcagggtggttaagcactggaataaattggccagggaggttgtggaatctccatcactggaggtttttcagagcaggttagacaaacacctgtcagagatggtctagataatagttagtcctgccttgagtgcaggggactggactagatgacccctcgaGGTCTCTTCCTGTCCTGCAAGTCTACAATTCTGtgtacactggtgtaactcagaGTAGGATTTACTCCCTTCTTGTGCAGCCGACATTCAAGCCCATGGCTGGGGAATGGAAATGTGTCAGAGCTTACACTTACAGTCCTGCATGTGGATTTAACAGAAGACATTTTCACTGCATGGGATTCAACCTGCAGGGCAGGAGAGAATCAGTTTTAGCAtgcctggggccagatcctcagctggcataaactgACATAGCTCTAAAGCGAGGGTCCAGCCCACTGATTTCCATTTACATCagatggggatctggccccattgccTCCAGTGAAGCtgtgctgattgacaccagctggggatcggCTCTTTTGGCTTCCATCGAGATGCAGCAGTTTACACCCACTGGGGAGGTCATGCCTACTGAGTTCAATGCAGCCACATCCATTTAAAGCAGTTGGACGCCTGCTCCAATATGTGATTTTAGACACTGAAACATGTCTTCATTGTTCCAATTCATTCTCCTAAAGAGTCCAAGGTGCCTTGGGGATCAGGTCCCTGAAGCCACTAGATGGAATTGAAAGATACTTGGCCAATTATCagtggtgagggtggggtggaggaagatCAGAAACCTCCTGGCTTTGATTAGACACAAAGACAATTATCTCTCTATTTATAAGGGCCCTTTAGACTGCTGCATGGTTACACcaatttgaaaatatttaaaaggctGGCATGAAACTACTCTTTTTCCAAAGGTAAGTGGAATTATATTGGAGGCAGGAACAGATTACCTAGAACCGCAGCGAAAGAAAGCATATTGCAAGATATCTATGACTATTTACAAAGAGGAATAACTGGGACAATATGATCTGTCTATCAGATACCATACATATCTCTCACCTTAGAGAGCAGggggagatagatagatagatagatagatagatagatagatagatacttcGTGCTGGATGATAATAATGATATGatttaaataatatattatttattttccctgactttaaattttgtttttgtaaaattCATCTCCAAAGTATGATAGTTGGACAGTTATTCTGGGAAGAAATATTACTTCATATTTCTCTGGATAACTTTTCAATAACCAATCAGGGATTATaatagtcctttctggccttaataACTATCTATCTATTGGGAGACTTTCAAAAGTACAGATAGAATTCTCAGTGGGAGTCCGGCACCCacctgccatttgtgcctttgaaaatctccctgtaAACAATCTATCTAATCCCCCTTTATGAATCCAACCAGCTGCCTTGTCTGGTTTTCTATCTAGGCCCTTTTAAAAGCAAAGTAGAACAATTCTTCAGAGTATCAATATCAGTGTGGTCAGCACAGGTGAATGGTGCTGGAGTGATACACCTGGAGAGAGAATCCCTTGTTTAACCAATAACTCCAGTAGCAAGATATGAGATGCCAATGCACAGCCAATGCACCATTGAAACAAGTTCTCCATCACACACAATATCTCACAGACATGAAATACAAAATACACACAAGATACTCAAACACCCTCCAAACAAGTTGTTTTCTACTTTCTGCCACAAGCAAGTTCTtcttatatgcacacacacacagtcacacaacataagaacatacaCAGCTTTCAAACACTTCTACTGCTAGTGGTTGTCATAAGgaaatcatagagtcatagaagtgtaggactggaaggcacCTCAATAAGTCATCTAGTTATCAAAACCTTCTtcgcttctcctcccaccccctacaCACAACAAACCAGAAAACACTTACgcatatgcctaactttaagcacataaatgttcccattgaagtcaatgggactacccaTGTCCTTAAAGGTAAGAGTATGCTTCAATGTTTTGCTGGATCATGCCCGGGGAGGGGATTGCTTCAACCCTGACCCTCAGATCCCATATGCTACCCTAATAAGGACTATGTATGACAATAAAATTAGACAGATAGACAGagcaacaaggtgggtgaggtaatatattttattggaccaatttctgttggtgaaagagagttttgagctacacagaggtctgcttcaggtctgggaaagattgCCAGATACTCAGTCTCTAAGCTTGCTTACTCAACAGCCTCCCTGCACAGATCTCCATCTGTGGCTAGTTTTGGTGGTGTTTATTCTGTCTGTATATGGACACAAGTCCAATAGATGATAGATGATGATTCAGTAGAGAAGTAACCATGCAGGCTCAGTAAAGAGTGAAATGCTccagcctgtgctatgcaggaagtGAGATTAGATGACATGTTGAGCTCTTTTGTCCTGAACATCTTTGAACCTATGACCAAGTTATTTAAtttggtaactatgcagcagtcCCATGCTTCCAGCTGGCTGATGGTCACTGACCTAGGTCTATTTGATGCTGGTTACTAATGACTGGTGTACCTGTATTCTTTGAACCACTGAGGCACTGAATACAAGTGTTATCTTTATGAGATTTGGAATTTCCATATGATGTCACTGGGGAGTGCAGTAAAACGAAGAGGGTAAGAGTCTGGGATTTAGGAGATTTGGACCCAGATTTTACCCACTAACAAAAATCCACAAAATCTCCATTGACTTTGCTAGAGtggctccagatttacaccagtgtaactgacagTAATTCTCTCATCATTCACTGTATGACTTCTGGCTATCTCTGTGAACATCATTCTTCCAGCTGCAAAATTAAAACAATGCGTCCTCTTATTTCAATACATATCACCCTAGTAAAGAGCACACCCAGCAAAGTATTTTGAAATGTATGGATTAACAATACTTATTTAATTATTAaggttgaaattttcaaagccATTTTCAGACATTCATtgtatgcaaaagaaaaatggtCTTGTTATAGGAGGGGACCTGATGTCAGGAGatgtgagatttttcaaaggaggCACAGCTCATTACGTGCCTAATTAATTTATagacagatttgtaaaggtatttagggaaATTCAAGAATTTTAAAAGCAACTACGCACACAACTCCCATATTATTAGGTGCCtaggtgtttttaaaaataccactaggtgcctaaatatctttaaaaatctagcccttaGTCTTTTTTGACAACCCCAGCCATAATCTCTCTGACTCAGTTTGTAAAATAGGTGTGTAAATATCACCTTCTTTCTCCCAACCTTTGCCGgtcttgtctacttagactgtaagaACTATGCATCTGCATAGTGCCTAGCGCATTATTAATATCAACCATATCTAGCTCTTACAGAGTATTTTCCACTAGTCAATCTCAATATGCTTTACAGAGGAGGTCAGAactagcctcattttacagatgaatggAGACACAGAGAAGTGAAAGGACTTGCTGAAGCCACTGGCAAAGACAGAACTAGAGGGCATGTCTCCTGATTCTCAAGCGTTTGCTCTGGCCACTGGCCCAGTGTCTAGGCACTGCTATTAAACccataataaatatttattattattaactgtCACAACATCTCCAGGAGAAATTAGAGAGGAGAACACTGAATCTAGTTTCTATTTGCTCTGTGCTGCCCATCCACCAATGAACTCCAGACATCCCTGGTGAGGTGACTTGTATTTCATCCCCatgcaggtggagggtccagaaGATATGACAGGGGGGAATGACACGATTATAATGGAATTCACACTCCTGGGGCTCTTTCACCATCCTGAGCTGCAGCCCCTACTCTTCCTCGCCTTCCTCACTATCTACATCCTCACCCTGATGGGGAACGCTCTGGTTATCCTCGCCACTGTGTCCGACCCTGTCCTCcgcacccccatgtacttcttcctccgGAACTTGGCCTTTCTGGAGATCTGCTACACCTCGGTCACCATCCCCAAGATGCTGGCCAACCTCCTCTTGGAGAAGAAAACCATCTCTTTCTCTGGCTGTGCTACCCAGATGTACTTCTTCCTATTCTTCGGCACCACAGTGTGTTACCTCCTGGCCGTCATATCTTATGACCGCTACGTAGCCATCTGCAACCCTTTGCACTACCCAGTCCTCATGAGCAGGAggctctgcctcctgctgctctcagGATGCTGGGTCACCGGCATGTCTGTGTCCCTTGGGCAAACAGCTCTGATATTCAGCATGCCCTTCTGCGGCTCCAACATCatcaaccatttcttctgtgacgtGCCGCTGCTGGTGAAGCTGCTCTGCCCAGACTCCCGCGTGAATGAGGTGGCAAAAGTTCTAATGAATGTCCTGGTCACCGTCATCCCCTTCGCGCTAATCCTGGCCTCCTACATTTGCATTGTTACTGCCATCCTCAGGATCCCATCGCTGGATGGGAAACAGAAGGCCATCCACACGTGtttctcccaccttgtctctgtttcCCTGTTCTACGGCAGTGCTATCTTTAGGTACTTGAGACCCAACTCCGGTTACATGTCGGGCATGGATAAACTGCTCTCTCTGCTCTACACGGTGGCACCTGCCCTGCTGAATCCtatcatctacagcctgaggaaccaGCAGGTGAAAGCAGCACTGAGAAAAATAGTGGACCGACACACAGCTTCTCAAAGCATGTGAATGTGTTTTATTGTGAGCCACTGGGGATTACATGCCCGAGTCTGCTCTTGGTTATGCTTGCAAAATCAGGAGTAACGTCAAtggtcctgattctcctctgcctCTAGTGTAAATTCGGAGTAATTTCACCAGAGTCAATGTGtccaattctcctctcactcacccCAGTGAAAATCAAGAATAACTTCATTAAATTCAAACAACTtgcacaccagtgcaaatcaagAGCAACTTCTTTTCAAggcaatggagttatgccagtgtAAACCTGGAGcaactccattaatttcaattgagttactttattttaaatcagagAAGTTGTTGTTTTCTCAAGCCAGTGGAttgtaaatgaggagtaactccGATGAAGTCACTGAGCATCAGTGTAAATATGATGTAATAGAAATGAATCCTATGTTTATTCTCAGAGCGAATAGGCTTTATATTTATTATTGAAATAAATTCTATTTTTAGTTACACTCatgtgaaaacaaaatatttccattgtcaTCCATGGCTTACTCTGGATTTACTCTAGTGTCaatgagaacagaatctggccagGAACAAAGATTAAGGGTCTGAAGCCCTCACACTTACATTTTATACCATTGCAAACTTCAGCGACATCAGTTGACTTACTCTTGGTTTACAATTAAtgtgatcagaatcaggtccaaagTTATGGAGCCTGATTCTGGCCTCAAAAATGCTTAAATATAGAGATTTACACTATTGCTATGGCCATTTCGGTCCCAGGCTATTAGACCAACACAATGGGTGAggtgatatattttattggaccagcttctgttggtgagagagacaagctattgagctgacacagagttcttcttcaggtctgggtgcTGTTAAATTTGGTtgcttttttcttcattttatggAGTTTCCATTTCAAATGACAAAATTTGATATCTCCCATTGTTGAGCACAGTATTGTTGcaaccatgttggtcccaagatatcagagagataaggtgggtgaggtaatagcttcattctcttcttcaggtctctgtaagcttgaaagcctctctctttcaccaacagcaaTTGGTCCAATAATATGGAATCATATTTATGATCAGGTGATAATTACACTGGCAGTTTAAAGGGATTGCAAATTAAAGGTACTTCTGTTTTAAGGCCCCTTTCTACTGCTAGGCAGGTGTAAAGGAGATTTCTTGTGCAAATAATAACTTGGTCCAGAGTAACTCAATTAAACTCAGCAGGTGAAATTCTGCTTCCTCTTCGaacagtggtcaccaaccggtcTTTTGTGATTGACTGGCTGATCCAGTCAATTGTGATCTCTGGTGGCACAACAGGGCTGCTGCTAAaacaggcttcctgcctgtcctggccccacactgctcccggaaGAGGCCAGCGtggccccacagccccagggtggcggggggcaggggtctccTTTCATGTACTACTCCTGCCTGAATGTaccgtccccacagctcccattggctgggaatggggagctgtggtcAATGGGATATATGGGGCCAGTGCTTGCAGGGAGGGGCAGTGAGCAAAGCAATGTAGCTcccacccaggggctgcaggggcacgttggccccttccaggagcagcatggggctagggtaggtaggaagcctgccttagcagcagccaTGCTACACTGCTGCCCAGGAGCCAccagaggtaagtgctgcccggtgGGAGgccgcaccccaacctccagccctgagctccctcccggAACCAGTACCGCATGTcatctcctgcaccctaacccccagccctaagccccctcccggagccacAACAAcccatgccccctcctgcactccaaacccactcctgcaccacaACTCTCTGGTACAGCCGGGAGCCACCtccttcacccaaactccctcccagagcttgcacccttcatcccctcctgcaccccaaccacctcaGCTCAACCCCAAGCTCAGCccagacccccctcccacactgcaaacccctcggccccagcccagagcctgcatcacctcccaaaccccaactccCTATCCCAGCCcactgaaagtgagtgaggatgggggagagtaAGCAATGGAGAGagctggggatggagtgagcggggtggggcttttgggaaggggaggggtatATTCTGGGTTGGAGACCACTGTATTAGACCAATGTAagccaggagtaactccactgatgtagTGCAAAACCAATGTAAGTGGGTGACGGGGCGTTGGGGGAGGGAGAATTGGAACACAAATCCAAATATGAACAGGACATGACCTAGTCCAATATTCTGAAGAGCCAAGGGTCTAAAAACTTGTAACCCATGAGAAGTATTtgataaaaacaataaaatgtatcttttatcCCCTGTTgcctctttttaaaattaatttaaatagcCAAATATTTCCTCAATATCTTTGTGATGTGAAGAGCTATACGTGTGGGATTGTCAGAAGAGCCTAAGGGCGTTGGGAGCTCAATCCACAGTGAAATTTGGAAATCCCAGCCAAAGGGCCAGCTATTGTGAACAGTTAGGGTTCTTGCATCGTGAGCGGTACAGAGCTCGGTTTTTGAATGTCCCAGCTGGTGGCCCACAGTAGTGATATCTCAGCACATTTAGTAAGCATGATGCTGTGTGATACGGGTTGAATTCACAGAGAACTCAGATATTTTAATCTGACTGattatgggattttcaaaagcatccaaagGACTTTAGGAGCacgtctcattgaaagtcaatgggatttgtgcacCTAAATTGCTTAGTTCTAGAATTACAAAGGTATTCTGAGATTGTAAAGACAGAAGGGACCACCTTCTTCATATAGCCTAACCCcctgtattacacaggccatagaacgtccctgaattaattcctgtttgaactggaGCAGATCTTTTGGTGGGGAAAAaccatcccatcttgattttaaaacgtCAAGTGATGTCAACTGGCAATTGTTGATGACTGACCAACATTTACCTAAACTTTCTAAGCCAAAATATAATGCGTCTTCAGATATGATGTTGAGAGGGCCACAAAAGTGCATTGTCTCATTCtcttctcactgaagtcagtgacctTTACCCAGCGGGGGCACCATAAGGCTGTCAATGTACCCCTTTATGTGTCCGTTCATCTCTGAATTGTTCTCATAGCTAGGGAAATGGCTGAGCACCAGCTGCTTGGCCTGTGGTACGTTTTCAACTTGTGGTTATGTGTCCTTCATTCGGGACAGGTCTGTGGTTCTGGTGTTGAGAGTAGCTGATGGAGGCCAAGCAAGAAACATTTTTGTGCTTGAGCCAAAGctcattaaagtcaacaggagtttctCCGTTGATTTCAAATGTCTTTGGATCACCTCCTTTATCACAGTTTCTCAATGATTCACAGCTAGTTAAAGTGACTAAAAGTCCACAATGGAAAAAGATTAGTGCTGGtcaattttttccccccatgatACACCATTGCCAGGCTCTCTCATAATGCACTGCCTCCCTCTCCAAGAGGGACCCCATGGTGCAATCCAACCTGGGAGCCTACAGAGGACAATGAGTCTCAGTCACCCAACATACACTTCTAGTGAGGTACTGCAGCAGAATttccaaatcaaaacattttttggtttGGCTGAAGTATTTTGGCCTCAATAGTTCAGGTTTtggaaagcaatttttttttaagttcctttgaaaatcttaaccatggggccagattctgtcatCTTTACCCATACTGTGTACTCTCTTTGCAGTTTTCTCTAGAAAAATCCCTATCATAAGTTTTCCATTTGGAAATCCCTGTTTTCCTGTGGGAAAATTATTCAAGGGAgaaaaacagggtttttttttgttggttttgtttcCCTCCCCCGCACTTTTCCCACTCTTCCTTgctgttttcaaaatgaaaacagaTGAGAAACAAGAACGTGAGAGAAACAGGCATAAGTGTAGAAAGTGATACTTTTGAGGTCAAATGCTGAAAGTCA encodes:
- the LOC120380139 gene encoding olfactory receptor 10A4-like, with the translated sequence MTGGNDTIIMEFTLLGLFHHPELQPLLFLAFLTIYILTLMGNALVILATVSDPVLRTPMYFFLRNLAFLEICYTSVTIPKMLANLLLEKKTISFSGCATQMYFFLFFGTTVCYLLAVISYDRYVAICNPLHYPVLMSRRLCLLLLSGCWVTGMSVSLGQTALIFSMPFCGSNIINHFFCDVPLLVKLLCPDSRVNEVAKVLMNVLVTVIPFALILASYICIVTAILRIPSLDGKQKAIHTCFSHLVSVSLFYGSAIFRYLRPNSGYMSGMDKLLSLLYTVAPALLNPIIYSLRNQQVKAALRKIVDRHTASQSM